A single Myxocyprinus asiaticus isolate MX2 ecotype Aquarium Trade chromosome 50, UBuf_Myxa_2, whole genome shotgun sequence DNA region contains:
- the zbtb37 gene encoding zinc finger and BTB domain-containing protein 37 translates to MERAGNIQLDIPDFSNSVLSHLNQLRMQGRLCDIVVNVQGHSFRAHKVVLAASSPYFRDHMSLSEMSTVSISVIRNPSVFEQLLSFCYTGRLCLQLTDIISYLTAASFLQMQHIIDRCTQILEGIHFKISLSDVEEELGGGAHRTTNQTIESGKGGMALAGSRTLSPRHSSSRLISNTGGVINIRDVREVREISPPGESMSPQIVEHSGIGSEEVGSGKVPILRINRAGQWYVETGTEVDRGGEETVRVVDGFRIKTERMEEWMGAETRASAEEGSGAEEGPTVMIETSGRSTLVQDGGRGGKSSQPSSSFSETERFSPTGSVVVMADRQRAKSESPGRVDDQRHPTSQGEEQAVFDMGGYEEYLREQVGDRWFRYNPRLTCIYCCKSFNQKGSLDRHMRLHMGITPFVCRICGKKYTRKDQLEYHIRKHTGNKPFHCHVCGKSFPFQAILNQHFRKNHPGCAPQEVSHSASPETTTVTSRGGQNEDESPTQEEPEGNGGGAGSTFGEGVQPSVSTTGPD, encoded by the exons ATGGAACGAGCAGGGAACATCCAACTTGATATTCCGGACTTCAGCAACTCCGTCCTGTCGCACCTGAACCAGTTGCGCATGCAGGGCCGCTTGTGCGACATCGTGGTCAACGTTCAGGGCCACAGTTTCCGTGCCCACAAAGTGGTCCTCGCCGCCAGCTCCCCCTACTTCCGGGACCACATGTCGCTCAGTGAGATGAGCACTGTGTCCATCTCGGTTATCCGTAATCCTTCCGTTTTCGAGCAGCTACTTTCGTTCTGCTACACGGGTCGGTTGTGCTTGCAACTCACGGATATAATCAGTTACCTGACGGCAGCCAGCTTCCTACAAATGCAGCATATTATTGATCGCTGCACCCAGATTTTAGAGGGCATCCACTTTAAGATCAGCCTATCGGATGTGGAGGAAGAGCTTGGGGGCGGAGCCCACAGAACCACCAACCAAACAATCGAGTCAGGAAAAGGCGGAATGGCACTAGCGGGGTCCCGTACCCTAAGTCCCAGACATAGCAGCTCTAGGTTGATCAGCAACACCGGAGGGGTGATCAACATCCGTGATGTGAGGGAAGTCCGAGAAATCAGTCCTCCTGGTGAGTCCATGAGCCCTCAGATCGTGGAGCACAGTGGAATTGGCTCAGAAGAGGTGGGATCTGGGAAAGTGCCCATTCTCCGTATCAATCGAGCCGGGCAGTGGTATGTGGAGACAGGGACTGAAGTGGACAGGGGCGGAGAGGAGACCGTGAGGGTAGTGGATGGGTTTCGGATTAAGACGGAAAGGATGGAGGAGTGGATGGGGGCAGAGACTCGGGCGTCGGCAGAAGAGGGCAGCGGGGCAGAGGAGGGGCCAACGGTGATGATTGAAACCTCAGGACGTAGCACACTGGTGCAGGATGGGGGAAGAGGGGGGAAAAGTTCCCAGCCTTCCAGTAGCTTCAGTGAGACAGAGAG GTTTAGTCCAACAGGAAGTGTGGTGGTGATGGCTGACCGACAAAGAGCAAAGAGTGAGTCTCCAGGAAGAGTTGATGACCAGAGACATCCCACCTCACAG GGAGAAGAACAAGCTGTGTTTGACATGGGAGGATACGAGGAGTACCTCCGAGAACAGGTAGGTGATCGGTGGTTCCGCTACAACCCCCGTCTTACCTGCATCTACTGCTGCAAGTCCTTCAACCAGAAGGGTAGCCTAGATCGCCATATGCGCCTGCACATGGGCATTACCCCCTTTGTTTGCCGCATCTGCGGGAAGAAATACACCCGCAAGGACCAGCTCGAGTACCACATTCGGAAGCACACGGGAAACAAGCCCTTCCACTGCCACGTTTGTGGCAAGAGCTTCCCCTTCCAAGCCATTCTCAACCAGCACTTCCGTAAGAACCATCCAGGATGCGCCCCACAGGAGGTGTCCCACAGTGCCTCGCCCGAGACCACTACAGTCACCTCCCGGGGAGGCCAGAACGAAGATGAGTCACCCACCCAGGAGGAGCCTGAGGGCAACGGTGGAGGAGCCGGTTCGACCTTTGGAGAAGGGGTACAACCTTCAGTCTCCACAACTGGGCCAGATTGA